A genomic window from Thermococcus nautili includes:
- a CDS encoding transcriptional regulator, which translates to MKVNAFEVASRYVYPSLRRRLVEHLRGRGLKQTEIAELLHVTQSAVSRYLNMDRGALIDVSKFREIDDELRTLAEEIAEFRPSEYDIHMRLIGIALKMLGKGYVCSFHAKIDPEVNPVECRVCIELFG; encoded by the coding sequence ATGAAGGTCAACGCCTTCGAGGTCGCATCCCGCTACGTTTACCCCTCCCTCAGAAGACGCCTCGTGGAGCACCTCCGGGGGAGGGGGTTGAAGCAGACCGAGATAGCGGAGCTCCTTCACGTCACCCAGTCGGCGGTTTCGCGCTACCTCAATATGGACAGGGGTGCCCTCATAGACGTTTCAAAGTTCAGGGAGATTGACGACGAGCTAAGAACCCTTGCCGAGGAGATAGCGGAGTTCCGGCCGAGCGAATACGACATTCACATGAGACTCATCGGCATAGCCCTCAAGATGCTCGGCAAGGGCTACGTCTGCTCCTTCCACGCCAAGATAGACCCCGAGGTGAACCCCGTCGAGTGCAGGGTTTGCATAGAGTTGTTCGGCTGA
- a CDS encoding M24 family metallopeptidase — MRGDERIFKKRVERFQELLRENEIDGAVIRTLSSFIYFTGTKWLRPSLLIPAEGEPVVFVVKGEAELFKERSWIENVVEYQRVEDLMAGVVSWVHRNGMERVGLEFGVERDAYLIFLKIFERLNPTVEIVDVLDLTMSLRMIKDEWELENIRKAGKIARKGMKVAGEVIKPGVSELEIVAEITRELMLSGSEEPKVYVSTTPRAHAEPFRDLKVPENGVVTVVIGTDWNHYYANTARTFIVGEPGERVKKAMEVKMEAYKLALEETRVGAPINAVEKKIASLFKERGFGDAYIAGYTHGVGLLVEEPPIATIVVPQRATRVQENMVLTIIHPPLMIPEGAIKHEDTYIVKKDGLEKVT, encoded by the coding sequence ATGCGCGGGGATGAGAGAATCTTTAAAAAACGAGTTGAGCGCTTTCAGGAGCTTTTGAGGGAGAACGAGATAGACGGTGCCGTCATCAGGACGCTGTCCAGCTTCATATACTTCACCGGAACCAAGTGGCTCAGGCCGAGTCTTCTCATACCCGCTGAGGGAGAGCCGGTCGTTTTCGTTGTTAAGGGTGAGGCGGAGCTGTTCAAGGAGAGGAGCTGGATTGAGAACGTTGTTGAGTATCAGCGCGTTGAAGACCTTATGGCCGGTGTCGTCAGCTGGGTCCACAGGAACGGTATGGAGAGGGTCGGCCTCGAGTTCGGGGTCGAGAGGGACGCCTACCTGATATTCCTGAAGATATTTGAACGCCTAAACCCGACTGTGGAGATAGTGGACGTGCTCGACCTCACGATGAGCCTGAGGATGATAAAGGACGAGTGGGAGCTGGAGAACATCAGGAAGGCGGGAAAGATAGCGCGGAAGGGAATGAAGGTCGCCGGGGAAGTCATAAAGCCCGGTGTCAGCGAGCTGGAGATAGTGGCAGAGATAACGAGGGAACTCATGCTCAGCGGGAGCGAAGAGCCTAAAGTGTACGTCTCAACGACTCCAAGGGCCCACGCCGAGCCTTTCCGCGACCTGAAGGTTCCCGAAAACGGCGTCGTTACCGTCGTCATCGGAACCGACTGGAACCACTACTACGCCAACACCGCGAGGACTTTCATCGTTGGTGAACCCGGCGAGAGAGTTAAGAAAGCGATGGAAGTCAAGATGGAAGCCTACAAACTCGCTCTGGAGGAGACGAGGGTTGGGGCCCCGATAAATGCAGTTGAAAAGAAGATTGCCAGCCTTTTCAAAGAGAGGGGCTTTGGGGACGCGTACATAGCCGGCTACACACACGGCGTTGGTCTGCTCGTGGAGGAACCTCCAATAGCGACGATAGTGGTTCCGCAGAGGGCCACCAGAGTACAGGAAAACATGGTTCTCACGATAATACACCCACCTCTAATGATTCCCGAAGG
- a CDS encoding glutaredoxin produces the protein MKKAGVLLLLLVLLGFSAGCIGSNGTTGTSSTSTTSKPAYVDVNGTRIYLNEIHFYMYGMKTCPHCRHMHEWIPQEYGEKALTYYELVGNQTNMMLFNELAQLTGITGVPAIAITYNGTLYAVIEGEFNVTATPEIIATAIKNDGVLLLTGKTYLLSYKDPKAKLVINALYTIFVKHQSVDVQKIFNELKANSTSTGNSTG, from the coding sequence ATGAAAAAGGCTGGAGTGCTCCTACTGTTGCTGGTTCTCCTCGGTTTCTCCGCGGGCTGTATCGGGAGCAACGGCACGACGGGCACTTCTTCAACATCGACAACCTCAAAACCGGCCTACGTTGACGTCAACGGCACGAGGATTTATCTGAACGAGATTCACTTCTACATGTACGGTATGAAAACCTGCCCCCACTGCCGGCACATGCACGAGTGGATTCCCCAGGAGTACGGCGAGAAGGCCTTAACCTACTACGAGCTCGTGGGCAACCAGACTAACATGATGCTCTTCAACGAGCTCGCCCAGCTCACGGGCATAACCGGCGTTCCGGCGATAGCGATTACCTACAACGGAACCCTCTACGCGGTCATAGAGGGAGAGTTCAACGTGACCGCAACGCCCGAAATAATCGCGACGGCAATCAAGAACGACGGCGTGCTACTCCTAACCGGCAAGACCTACCTGCTCTCATACAAGGACCCCAAGGCCAAGCTCGTCATCAATGCCCTCTACACGATATTCGTGAAGCACCAGTCGGTTGACGTCCAGAAGATTTTCAATGAGCTGAAGGCCAACTCAACATCGACCGGGAACTCGACGGGCTGA
- a CDS encoding sugar phosphate isomerase family → MKRALVTLTPPESKRLIAKAVVAMPEVQRALKEGFVYIATGTTAAYIAEEILGKEIEKEKWTIGTISNGRTCVTPKKTWPKHLVLYRGEPFDDPQEALRRMGPKDVFIKGANAIDINWNVAVFAAAPDGGTIGKTFGWTITKGVFTITPVSLEKFVPTPVEESAKLTGIYSFDWGTGLYAALVPIPHSHPVTEVEAYKILAGVEAVPIASGGAGGAEGSVTLVLQGDDEAMERAREITRAVKGEPPLKPYTEDCSVCPFAGICGLGSKTI, encoded by the coding sequence GTGAAAAGGGCGCTCGTTACCCTGACGCCACCCGAGAGCAAGAGGCTCATAGCGAAGGCCGTTGTTGCCATGCCGGAAGTTCAGCGCGCGCTGAAGGAGGGCTTCGTTTACATAGCGACGGGAACAACTGCCGCTTACATTGCGGAAGAGATACTGGGTAAGGAAATAGAGAAGGAGAAGTGGACGATTGGGACAATAAGCAATGGAAGAACCTGTGTTACTCCGAAAAAAACGTGGCCAAAGCACCTCGTTCTGTACCGGGGAGAGCCCTTCGACGACCCTCAGGAGGCCCTCCGGAGAATGGGCCCGAAGGACGTCTTTATCAAAGGCGCCAACGCCATCGACATAAACTGGAACGTCGCGGTTTTTGCCGCGGCTCCGGACGGGGGAACGATAGGCAAGACCTTCGGATGGACGATAACGAAGGGGGTTTTCACAATCACCCCTGTGAGCCTTGAAAAGTTCGTGCCAACGCCGGTTGAGGAAAGTGCCAAGCTCACGGGCATATACTCCTTCGACTGGGGAACGGGCCTCTACGCGGCGCTCGTCCCGATACCTCACTCACACCCTGTGACGGAGGTCGAGGCTTACAAGATACTTGCAGGAGTGGAGGCGGTACCCATAGCCTCAGGTGGCGCTGGAGGGGCTGAGGGAAGCGTCACCCTCGTGCTTCAGGGCGACGATGAAGCTATGGAAAGGGCGAGGGAGATAACAAGGGCCGTAAAGGGCGAACCCCCGCTCAAGCCTTACACAGAGGACTGCTCGGTCTGTCCCTTCGCGGGCATATGCGGACTGGGCAGTAAAACAATCTGA
- a CDS encoding electron transporter, whose product MKSEIKALAIILLASFGLSAVVLYLLGIPGFIPKFYALAMSDSINPCTFVIYTMLLIAISVREVSRKRLYIIGSAFILAVYVSYYLLGVGLLFLGQYIPLWLAGVFAIGFGVYTIVTGIMERSRIGDKGKIRKKIFSADATFAGSFALGVIVSTTLLPCSAGSYLVYATIIAHGSRALAFFLLALYNVIFVLPLVVILLAMGSVSESKRFSQAMVRHSMELSVIAGILLIAIGVWVLSGGS is encoded by the coding sequence ATGAAGAGCGAAATCAAGGCCCTCGCGATAATCCTGCTGGCTTCCTTCGGGTTAAGCGCCGTAGTTCTCTACCTCCTGGGCATTCCGGGCTTTATCCCCAAGTTCTACGCCCTGGCGATGAGCGACTCGATAAACCCATGCACCTTTGTGATTTACACCATGCTCCTCATCGCGATATCAGTGAGGGAAGTGTCGCGGAAGAGACTTTACATCATCGGCTCGGCCTTTATCCTGGCAGTTTACGTCTCGTACTACCTCCTCGGCGTCGGCCTGCTCTTTCTGGGACAGTACATCCCCCTGTGGCTCGCCGGAGTCTTTGCGATAGGCTTCGGAGTCTACACAATAGTCACGGGGATAATGGAGCGCTCGAGGATAGGCGACAAGGGGAAGATAAGAAAGAAGATATTCAGCGCCGACGCGACCTTCGCGGGTTCGTTTGCCCTCGGCGTCATTGTCTCGACGACGCTCCTCCCCTGTTCCGCCGGCAGTTACCTCGTCTACGCGACGATAATAGCCCACGGGAGCAGGGCCCTCGCTTTCTTCCTCCTGGCCCTCTACAACGTCATTTTCGTGCTTCCCCTCGTCGTAATACTCCTCGCCATGGGGAGCGTGAGCGAGAGCAAGCGCTTCTCCCAGGCGATGGTCAGGCACAGCATGGAGCTTTCCGTCATCGCGGGAATTCTGCTCATTGCGATAGGCGTCTGGGTTTTATCGGGGGGCTCCTAA
- the hcp gene encoding hydroxylamine reductase, translating to MAVKVPKGGKEAGVLMRCDQCSMSLPGGCTFRGICGKDPDLNSLQEALIYGIKGTAAYYYHAYELGYKDDEIGFFLSKALYSTLTNVNFDKNRFLELILENGRIHLKAMELLDKAYTETYGNPEPVKVPTGTDEGHGILVTGHTYRALYELLKQIREMGLEDQIRVYTHSEMLPAHSYPEFRKFKSLYGNWGGSWVYQRKEFTEFPGAILGTSNCVQQPPKSYADRMFTTDIAGLEGVPHLENDYEPLIKRALETPKMEKRDDGYIVTGFHHTNVLPLMDKLIELINEGKIRHVFVIGGCDVPNPKMSYYEKLTAMVPEDAIILSAACGKFRYNRRDYGEIEGIPRFMDFGQCNNVYSIIQIAGALAKELDVGLNELPVSIVLSWMEQKAIGILYSLLYLGIKGIYIGPKAPEFFTPNIFETLRKKFDLRLISEPEEDLKRMLNSTTAVSEDSPLLD from the coding sequence ATGGCCGTGAAGGTTCCGAAGGGCGGAAAGGAAGCGGGCGTTCTGATGAGGTGCGACCAGTGTTCGATGAGCCTGCCAGGAGGGTGTACCTTTAGGGGAATCTGTGGCAAGGACCCCGACCTGAACTCCCTTCAGGAGGCTCTCATCTACGGAATAAAGGGAACCGCCGCCTACTATTACCACGCCTACGAGCTCGGCTACAAGGACGATGAAATCGGCTTCTTCCTGTCAAAGGCCCTCTACTCAACGCTCACCAACGTGAACTTCGACAAGAACCGCTTCCTTGAGCTCATCCTTGAGAACGGCAGGATACACCTTAAGGCGATGGAGCTCCTTGACAAAGCTTACACCGAGACCTACGGAAACCCGGAGCCGGTCAAGGTTCCGACCGGAACCGACGAGGGGCACGGAATTCTCGTCACCGGCCACACCTACAGGGCGCTCTACGAACTCCTCAAGCAGATAAGGGAGATGGGCCTCGAGGACCAGATTAGGGTCTACACCCACTCCGAGATGCTTCCGGCCCACTCCTATCCGGAGTTCAGGAAGTTCAAGTCCCTTTATGGCAACTGGGGCGGTTCGTGGGTCTACCAGAGGAAGGAGTTCACCGAGTTCCCGGGTGCAATCCTCGGAACCAGCAACTGCGTCCAGCAGCCGCCGAAGAGCTACGCCGACAGGATGTTCACCACCGACATAGCGGGCCTTGAGGGCGTTCCCCACCTCGAGAACGACTACGAGCCCCTCATCAAGCGCGCGCTCGAGACGCCGAAGATGGAAAAGAGGGACGACGGCTACATCGTCACCGGTTTCCACCACACCAACGTGCTCCCGCTTATGGATAAGCTCATCGAGCTCATAAACGAGGGCAAGATAAGGCACGTCTTCGTCATAGGTGGCTGTGACGTCCCCAACCCGAAGATGAGCTACTACGAGAAGCTCACCGCGATGGTGCCCGAAGATGCCATAATCCTCTCGGCCGCGTGCGGTAAGTTCCGCTACAACAGGCGCGACTACGGCGAAATCGAGGGAATACCGCGCTTCATGGACTTCGGCCAGTGCAACAACGTCTACTCGATAATCCAGATTGCCGGGGCACTCGCGAAGGAGCTGGACGTCGGCCTCAACGAGCTCCCGGTCAGCATAGTCCTCAGCTGGATGGAGCAGAAGGCCATCGGAATCCTCTACAGCCTGCTCTACCTCGGAATCAAGGGCATCTACATCGGACCCAAGGCTCCTGAGTTCTTCACGCCGAACATCTTCGAGACCCTCAGGAAGAAGTTCGACCTCAGGCTCATAAGCGAGCCCGAGGAGGACTTAAAGAGGATGCTCAACTCCACCACCGCTGTGAGCGAGGATTCGCCCCTGCTCGACTGA
- a CDS encoding DUF438 domain-containing protein, whose amino-acid sequence MTELLSNREQKKEALKALLLRIHNGEDVNSLKEEFRAVLSSISPLEIPIIEQELVKEGVSAKDIAKMCDLHVELFREAVKGTDEVEEKELPEGHPLWVRYMENREILKDAEMLNLYARTLATTRDERMREEILGVLEEIVGNLRKVGFTHYNRDEMLTFPYIERRGLTAIATVLWTKHDEIRFMLKHLYGLLARRDEMPWEGFVERFKAKAGEASFALSDMVFRENNIYYPTLNALLSDGEWKAVRMQDDEIGYYKVNPPEWDPGEDVKPLQPWQINPELSAEELLSLPKEVQQALKGQPLEFDKGQLRRDGDLDLGTGFVSVEELKAIFEALPVDVTFIDKDDRVRFFSPGERIFTRTPSILGRPVQLCHPPKSVHIVNKILRAFKEGRKREATFWLRLGPKYVYIKYVPLFDRNGNYLGTLEITMDIGEYKRIEGEKRLLDWRD is encoded by the coding sequence ATGACCGAATTGCTCTCAAACCGCGAGCAGAAGAAGGAAGCCCTGAAGGCCCTTCTCCTCAGGATTCATAACGGTGAGGATGTTAATTCACTTAAGGAGGAATTCCGGGCAGTTCTAAGCTCGATATCTCCCCTTGAAATTCCAATCATCGAGCAGGAGCTCGTGAAGGAAGGCGTTTCCGCCAAGGACATCGCCAAGATGTGCGACCTTCACGTCGAGCTCTTCAGGGAGGCGGTAAAGGGAACGGACGAGGTTGAGGAGAAAGAACTTCCTGAGGGGCATCCCCTCTGGGTTCGCTACATGGAGAACAGGGAAATCCTCAAGGACGCTGAGATGCTGAACCTCTACGCGAGAACCCTTGCAACGACGAGAGATGAGCGCATGAGGGAGGAAATCCTCGGAGTTCTGGAGGAGATAGTTGGAAACCTCCGGAAGGTCGGCTTCACCCACTACAACCGCGACGAGATGCTGACGTTTCCCTACATTGAGAGGAGGGGTTTGACGGCAATAGCAACTGTCCTCTGGACGAAACACGACGAGATAAGGTTCATGCTAAAGCACCTTTACGGACTTCTGGCCCGGAGGGATGAGATGCCCTGGGAGGGGTTCGTTGAGCGCTTCAAGGCGAAAGCCGGCGAGGCATCCTTTGCGCTGAGCGACATGGTCTTCAGGGAGAACAACATCTACTATCCAACCCTCAATGCCCTCCTCAGCGACGGCGAGTGGAAGGCAGTAAGAATGCAGGACGACGAGATTGGTTACTACAAGGTGAACCCGCCTGAATGGGACCCGGGAGAGGACGTTAAACCGCTCCAGCCCTGGCAAATCAACCCGGAGCTGAGCGCTGAGGAACTGCTAAGCCTTCCAAAGGAGGTTCAGCAGGCCCTTAAGGGCCAGCCCCTGGAGTTTGACAAAGGCCAGCTGAGGCGCGATGGAGACCTTGACCTCGGCACCGGTTTCGTGAGCGTCGAGGAGCTTAAGGCCATATTTGAGGCCCTCCCCGTTGACGTTACCTTCATAGACAAGGATGACCGCGTTCGGTTCTTTTCCCCGGGCGAGAGGATATTCACAAGGACGCCGTCGATTCTCGGACGACCGGTCCAGCTCTGCCACCCTCCGAAGAGCGTTCACATCGTTAACAAAATCCTGAGGGCCTTCAAGGAGGGCAGAAAAAGGGAGGCAACGTTCTGGCTCAGGCTTGGCCCGAAGTACGTCTACATCAAGTACGTGCCCCTCTTTGACAGGAACGGGAACTACCTGGGAACCCTTGAGATTACGATGGACATCGGAGAGTATAAGAGGATAGAGGGCGAGAAGAGACTGCTCGACTGGAGGGATTGA
- a CDS encoding thioredoxin family protein, with the protein MDELEMIRRKKMLELMKRAGMIEVKPKRKVVIEVITAPGCPYCPIAVQMAKELEGKYEGVVARELSVATPEGQRKAMEHNILGTPTILIDNRVEFIGVPNFAEFEKRVRERLGLGAPR; encoded by the coding sequence ATGGACGAGCTGGAGATGATAAGGAGAAAGAAGATGCTTGAACTCATGAAGCGAGCGGGCATGATTGAGGTAAAGCCGAAACGTAAGGTCGTCATCGAGGTCATAACGGCCCCGGGATGCCCCTACTGTCCGATTGCCGTCCAGATGGCCAAAGAACTTGAGGGGAAGTATGAGGGTGTCGTGGCCAGGGAGCTCAGCGTTGCCACGCCAGAGGGGCAGAGGAAAGCCATGGAACACAACATCCTCGGAACGCCGACGATACTCATCGACAACAGAGTGGAGTTCATTGGGGTTCCAAACTTCGCGGAGTTCGAGAAAAGGGTCAGGGAACGGCTCGGGTTAGGAGCCCCCCGATAA